The Ahaetulla prasina isolate Xishuangbanna chromosome 4, ASM2864084v1, whole genome shotgun sequence genome has a window encoding:
- the TMEM176B gene encoding transmembrane protein 176B yields the protein MAGPTLKIEGTEVALGGSGGTVVNITLRQESGMAYLCKGAASLVRRRAAAKDATGAPPSRRPRRGEQKALGVAQILLGIVCIGIGVALSMVEPNGDIPYYYKRAIYNGVPFWSGSLFILSGTFSAVGARHGGNWVHLATFLNLGSVVGGSVAFTVGLTEFPSLTYQPYFVESLCKHRTEGRSYRYWEQTTSPPYDNQKDQERASQCQEALWALMRMWSSTHILLLILHSAALAIALFCFGYGLHRLCCSCWGGWQDYMAMEDADASEEPGKEQNPA from the exons ATGGCAGGCCCCACGCTGAAGATCGAAGGGACTGAGGTGGCCCTGGGGGGCTCTGGGGGGACCGTAGTTAACATCACCCTCCGCCAGGAGTCCGGGATGGCTTACCTGTGCAAAGGTGCGGCGTCTCTGGTTCGCCGCAGAGCAGCCGCCAAGGATGCCACTGGCGCTCCCCCCTCCCGCCGCCCACGCAGGGGGGAGCAGAAAGCCTTGGGG GTAGCCCAGATTCTGCTTGGCATTGTCTGCATTGGCATCGGCGTGGCACTGAGCATGGTTGAGCCAAATGGTGACATACCCTACTACTACAAGAGAGCAATCTATAACGGAGTTCCTTTCTGGTCAGGCAGTCTG TTCATTCTCTCCGGCACCTTCTCTGCGGTGGGCGCACGACACGGCGGCAACTGG GTCCACCTGGCCACGTTCCTCAACCTGGGCAGCGTTGTGGGGGGTTCGGTGGCCTTCACGGTGGGTTTGACGGAATTCCCATCGCTGACTTACCAACCCTACTTTGTCGAGAGCCTCTGCAAGCACAGAACCGAAGGCCGGAGCTACCGGTACTGGGAGCAGACAACCAGCCCTCCGTATGACAACCAGAAGGACCAAGAGCGAGCCAGCCAGTGCCAGGAGGCACTCTGGGCGCTCATG cgcATGTGGAGCTCCACCCATATCCTCCTGTTGATCCTGCACTCTGCGGCTCTGGCCATCGCTCTCTTCTGCTTCGGATACGGCCTCCATCGCCTGTGCTGCTCCTGCTGG GGGGGCTGGCAGGACTACATGGCCATGGAGGATGCAGATGCTTCTGAAGAGCCGGGCAAAGAGCAGAATCCTGCGTGA